In the genome of Onychostoma macrolepis isolate SWU-2019 chromosome 10, ASM1243209v1, whole genome shotgun sequence, the window CCAGTTCTAGACAACAAAAGATTACGAGACACCAGACCCTGCTGCTAGTCTGCTGGTTGTCTTACATTTCTACTTTAACATCGATTTAGCCTGCTACAGCAGATTACTTATATAACAGGGCTGCATGTGGGATATTTGTATGATTCACGAGTAAATTAATCAGATGGGAAATTATGATCTTACTGTAGATGAAACCTCCTTACCATCTGTAACTGCTGCACCATTTCTTCCCTGTAAGCCAGTTCTCTCTTCATTTGGTCCTGAAAGTTATCTGTAGGACAGGCAAATATGGAGTTCATATATAAAGCCTTTTACAGTTATGTAGTGGCCTAAAGAAAGGTTCGTTTGATTGTTTTTGggcttatttttaaaatggaaatggTTTTATGGAGTTATACTGATTTATTGATCAGATAAAGCAGGTTCTATGATTTCCACATGATGATAAAACACATGAAGTGAATGTAAGGACACTTACGGAAAACTGGAAATGGAGAGCTGCCTTTCAGAGCGTGAAACTCCTGCTCCAGTCTCCTCCGTAAATCTATCTGTTCAAGGAGAACTTTCTGGAGTTCCTCTGAAGGACAGATTACACGATAAATCAAGATCAGACGCTGAGCTGCGCTGAAATATCAACTATTACATCTAGAGcagttacaaaaatgtatttgaaacattttgcatGCCGttccaaagtttggggtcagtaggagtttttaaagtctcttctgctcaccaaggctgcagttatttgtttaaaaatacagtcaaattgtgaaatattattactatttataacagctttttcttttttaatattttgtaaaagagAATTTATTGCTGGGATCGAAGCTgtaatttcagcatcattactccagtcttcagtgtcacatgatccttcagaaatcagctgatttgctgctcaacaaacagttctgattattatcaatgctgaaaacagatgctttgatgaatataaagttcaaaagaacggcatatatttcaaatcaaatcatTTGTTACTTTAGAAatgcatttactgtcacttttgatcaaatgaatgcgtccttgctgaataaaagtatcaatttcttttaaacaaagtcttactgaccccaaacatatttgtgaccctgcagcacaaaaccagtcagaagtagcacgggtatatttataacaatacaatacattgtatgggtcaaaattattgctttttcttttatgccaaaaatcattagtatattaaataaagatcatgctccatgtaaatttcctaccataaataaatcaaaacttaatttttgattagtgatatgcattgcttaggacttcatttggacaaatttaaaggcgattttctcaatatttagattttttgcaccctcagattttcaaattgttgtatcttggccaaattaaaaaaaaaaaaaaaaaaaactgacccttatgactggttttgtggtccagggtcacatatattcttTAATGAAGTCTTTGCTTGCCATCTCACCTTTTTCCATGTTCTCAACATCCTTCTTGAGCGATACGGGAGTGTTTGTGTCTTGACTTTGGTCTGCTgagcagaaaaaaagaagattaaaaaaaacaaacacacactttgaAGATTTATAGCATTGCAAGCATCCATTCATGTCAGTTTCTGTAGAGTTCACATGAAAGACTGACACACATCATGCAGTTCTACCAGCAAACAGTAGATGTCAGTCTGACATCAGGATGCTTCAGACAAACGTATTTGACTTACaaagtgaaaaagaaaatacagtgCTATTTTTCTGGAGTGAGGAAATGGTATTCATATATCGTGAATATGGTATGGCTgcatatttactgtaaagacATAATACTATGAAAAGAATATAACTCGCTCAACAAAATTTCTGATTAGTGCATTCGAATAAACAGCCCTTGCAAAATGCCAATATCCTGAAATTGTGAAAACAGCTGATTTCGTTAATGTTACTGCGCTATTGAATCAGGAAATTATTCGAAACAGTTTTGATTGCAATCCTTAGGAGTCGGTACGTCCGCGCTGCACGACGGCgtctgtgtttttgtgtctATATCGCAAATGGCTCAAATGAAGTGATCCAACACGTTGGTATAATCTTCCCCTCATTcgacgtctctctctctctctctctctctctctctctctcttctcattTCCCGTCTTGCCTCCTTAAGCCGAACAAGGCGTTCCTCATTTGGAAAGCGGTCTTGTTCTcgctctcctcctctctctgtctcattTGACAAGCAAATTTGCAGACAGTGCCTGAGGATAACAACCTCGTTTGACAGTCAATTAACCGTGAATAGTCAAAGCCAAGGCAGTTTGCATTATATAAATGGaaaattagattatttttttcctccctcCCAAGAAACAGAACTATCTTTAAGACACTGCCGTTAGACTCTTTGGAAAATCAGAAGTTCTAATCACGTTTCCCAGTAGCCCCTCGGAGACATTTAGCAATCAGGCAAAGGTggtttcatttaatttgtttcatgtaattttttcaaatatattatacGTTATATGAGGAGATCATTATCGGCTAGATAATATAAATGTTGCCGTAGAtgtcataaaacacttttaatgTCTTTCTGACATATAAAAGGCAATAAGCTATGATCTTTCTAATGGAAGATTTTGCCAAGCAAAAGGCAATTATTTCCGTCTGATATTGTTCAAATGGTGATTGTCACCTTCCTGGCGTTGAGCTGATTGTCTTGCTGAACTGTTATGGCTCCCTACAGAACACATTTTCCCAATGACATTGTGGAGAGAGCTGCTCCATTTTAAGAGTGCGGCGAGAGTATATTCTATCCCGtatcttttatatttagattaatCTTAATATCCTTGCAGGGATGGGCTAGCTGCGCTGCGCAAATTATTTGGCGGCCCTCTTGCTGTAAGTGGCGGATGTAAAGCGGAGATAAAGTGGCGTGCGTTCTTACTTGGATTCTCCCGCCAGTATTCGGGCGCCGACGTTTCTGTCTCCGGGACAAAAAAGCCGCTCTGCTCTTTGCTgtcatctgaaaaaaaaaaatcaaaaacaaaaaaaaacaaatgtgaattgaatgttAAGGTAAAGgtgtaaaattttattattttagggaccagttctcactattaactagttgcttattagcatgccaattattaacatattggctgtttattattacttataaagcacatattctgcatgaccatattctacatccctaatcctacccaatacctcaccttaacaactaccgcactaactattaataagcagcaaattaggagtttatttaggtttgttaatagcaagaaatGGACCTTAAAAGTGTgaccatatttatatatacggTCTAAAAAActtcaaagtaaaataaaataatgcatttaatttgactaattttacaatatatatatatatatttgtataaaatgcacagaataaTCACATTGCAATTTCCACATTCATTATATTGCAACAACATTCACTTCACATTCATTTCTCACCTGAGATGgtggttttgtttttgcttgCATATGCTGGCAGCCCATCGTCTCTGCTCTTGTGAGCCTGTAACCATAAAACACCAGCGATGTCTGATTAGAACTGATTCATAACATCAGGCCAAAGGTTGAACATAGAGCAACAAAATATATCAGTCAGCCAAAAGCACAGAATTGATTAGCCTTGAGCACGACAACGctgttatgttttatatatgatcCTGATGTTTGTTCGGCTTTGTCGTGCTACCGAGTTCCTCTAGATAAATCAACGTGCGTGAGGCTAATTGCTAAAGAATTCCCGTTTCGATCCCTGTCGCTCTGTCTGTTAATGTAGCGTCAGAGGGTTAAAGATTAAAAGGGCTAATAGGCAGAAGTGACAAAGGGGAGCAAACATAATGTCGCCATTAAACAAAACACGACTGGGCTTATTAGAAGGGATCAAAGAGCTCTGAATATTTCATTTCTGCAGGGAACACAGGCTATCAATCTTGTTACGCATATGGCCCCTGCCAGCCAATGGCCCgcatttaaataattagttAAAGTGCCTGGAgggaatatttacatttctgtaCGCGCTGCTTTCCTCCAGCGAGCCGTGAACGGGGCTGGGGACTTTGAGGATGGTGGGCGGACTGACAGCGAGGCCAGGTTTGTCCTCTGCCGAGGTCTCGGCGGGAGTGCTCGGGAAGGAGGGCGGTTCTTTGGCCTGCTGTGGTTCCCCTGCGCTGCTGTCGGGAAGCCCACGCATGTGCAGGGGCGTCTGCGCAGCTCGGCTGCCGAAGTCCTCCTGCTCCTCGTCCTGTTTGGTCTCCACGTCCACTTCCTGCTCCTCGTCGCTCTCTCCGCTGTCGTAGCTGCAGCTGGTGCCAGGAGAAAGGTGCCGCTCCGGTCCGAAGTCCTCCAGGCTGCCGTGGAGCTTGGCGATGCTCTCCGCATCTTTGACCACCGGCCGGAAGGCAGAGTGGTAACTGGCTTTGCGGGCTTGCAGCGAGGGGGCGTCTAGGAGTTTCAGCCAGCCCTCTGGGGTGGGGcggaggtcagaggtcacggGCGGGCAGTCGCTCTCAAACAGCCCGGATCTAGGGTTTGTTTCCAGACCCGAACCGGCATCGCCTTGTTCAGACAGATCCAAAAAGGCTTGTCTGAGGGACGGGCTCTCTGTGAGCGAGGAAAGGGCATTGGGTTGGGGCTGGAGGTAAGTGGGCACCGGGATACCCCCAGTTGCCCTCGGGGGCCAAAACATGCAGAAGGGAGGATAAAAAGCATCCTTTCGGCCGGGCCAAAGAAGCCCTGAGAGGCCGCTGTTTTTCTGTCCGTTGGTCACCTCGCTGTCGTCCTTCTTCTGCGGGCACAGGCCGAAGGCAGGGAAGGTGTAGGGGCTGGGGAATAGCGACGTCGTCGGGAACTTCTGCAACATCCCAAAACCTTTGCTCGGGACCGGGATGACCGGGTAACTGCGCGGGACCTTTCGGGGCGAGAGGCTGTTGCCGTCCAGCTCATCATCGTCTTCGTACCGGCCTCTCTTCTGGGCCAGATCTGGAGAAATCATGTGGGGCAGAACTGAGTTCACAGCCTTGACGGAGCCCATGGCCGAGCAGTTAGAGGACGGAAGCGCCCTCTTGCGACTTCCTCCATTGAACATGGCTTTTACGTCCTCCCAGGCAAACAACAGGTCCTCCGGTGCCGTTTTGTCTGCCAGTTTAAGGTGCCGGCGCCAGGAGTTGAAGTTGGCGGCGTCTGGCTGTGTGTACTTGGCCTCGGGCGTGCGGTGCGAGTGGAAGATGAATTTGTTAGGGGAGAAGTACATATTACAGTAGGAGCACTTGATGCATTTGGCCCGGGAGCTGTTGTAGCGTGCCGGGATGAAATTTCCCCGGCAGCCCCAAGCACATTCATGCATCACGTCGAACGCGAAGTTGTCTGGCAGCTTGGGTGGAGAGTTCTCACCGAGGAAAGACTTGCACAGTCGCTCTGCCTCCCGTTTGGTGATCATGCCGCAGCGACGGGAGGAGATGGGCATGGCGCCCGCCCGCCGGAGGATCTCCAGCTGGACCGGGGTGCACTGCACGCAGGTGATGCCCAGAGCCACTCGGCGGTTGTGGATCTCATTGTAGCTGTAGTTCTTTAAAAGGGTGTTGGATATCTGAGCCAGGCATAAGCGCTCTTGATTGTCAATCACCAGCGAGACAATAGGCACCCCGTAGAGGATGACCTGCCCAACTTGGTTGGGCTTAAGCGAGGATCTTGGAGGCGTGAGCGGCTCCTGCTGGAATGAACTTGGTGGGGTGGCCATCACAATGTCTTTTGGTCCAGGCAGAAGACTCTTTTCCATTCTTTGGAGACCAATGAGTGGAGGTGTTtgtctgtaaacacatttaaaaagatgatttagcaataaaaataaaggaattaaaaaaaaaaaaaagattcagttGCATTAATTCATTTATGCACAGTATAAAGAATATTACTCTGATAatactttagattttttatttcactataccaaaaaaaaataataaaagagagagagagagagaattaacaCAACTTGCACAATTACTGTAAAGCTTTTTTAACATGTCAGACACATTGTTTGTAGATCAGAATATGATGCGGGTGAAATAAAAACTCGCAGAacgacacaaaataaaaacccaTATGAAAAgcgagagaaaataaaaatgctattcAATATGATcgcaaattaaataaaaaggatatgtatttaaaaaaaaaattataaataaatgaagaactAAATCAGTGTGCCAACAACATGCGATGATTAATTTTATTCCTTAAAGACTTAAAGCACGAACACTTTTTGTCACTGTGtgaaaatgcaaaaagaaaaagcGCGTAATGCCTTTAATGCTGtgtaattattttacaattttttgaTCACTTTATGTGGGGAAATAACAATGTAGCGAAATTTGCAGAGTTCAAGCAGATTTTCCTGTAGAATGTTCTGTCGGCCTCACCGTTCTGTTCCGACTTTTTCACACAGAATATAGAACGTCGCTTTTTTTAGGTTTAGGTAGGCTAATGTATCATATAATAGCCCAATgttagcctaataataataataataatacatttaccataaaaacaaatgtagcctatttgtatCCACACTTTCACTTTTTTACTCCGCGAACAAATGACACTTAAAAAGCCTAAACCtgaacaaaaacataatttttaaacGGACTCGGAGACGATAAAAAAGTTAGTATTTTTCTTACCTCCGCGCGCTGCCGGAGATGTCCAAACGCTACAAAATTCAAATCATGTCGCAGCCTATTCCACATACAAAATTGGAAATGTGCCTTCGAGAGCGCGAACTTTATAAATACAAGCACGATAAATGGCCAATATCACAACAGGCTCCTTTATCGAGTCCAGCATCAGTAGTAAGAGTAGAGAAAGCCCGAATAAGCGCGCGTCTCACACACTGGCTCTTATTGCCGGCGCGCGCTGTGAGTGATTGGCGTGGCTCTGCCCCTCTGAAGAGCCAATGACGTTTCACTGACTGCCACTCAAACGCGCCTCGAGTTCACATCTGAATTAGACGAAAAACTCCCGAGATCCAGCCGTGAGCAATCGGTATAATAGCATGGAGAAGAAGAGACACTGTTTCATAAATAAAGTGtgttactttaaaatattagaaCATAACGCGCCGAAAATAGCCATGTAGCCCAGACCAAAACATTTTCTcacaacattaataatttaatcGCGCGTTTTTATACTAGGTTTTATATTGAAGCCTGAATCTAACGAAACTTATTGTAAGCCTAATGTATTTTAGCTACTGATAGGatgatgcaaaataataattaaaccgTAATATTTTAGTCGATTTTaactgaataatttttttgacGCCTACAGTTTGATTCCTCCGCTTTAAGCATCCaaacacattgttttttttaagcagtaaaagtagcccaatcatttttttttttttttttttttttaagtgtgttgAGCAgtcaggtatatatatatatatatattttattaatgcttTATCATTTCGTTATCAGCATCTGCAATCGTCACACACTGAAACTGTCCAAACTGTCATGCCATATTGAGCCAATTTCAACGCATTCATAAATCAAGCGAAAGGGAACAAATGTCGGCATGTCATTTTTTCATCATTATGAGGGTAACACATGGGCTGTACGTACTGAATCGACCACAACTGAGAATAAAACTAATCGCTTGATGCCGATGACACGTTGTCCGACAAACTGTCTCATCAATATCATTCCTACAATAGAAGGTGCGCTATTGATCCGAATATGAAACAATACAATTACTATAttaaaaatggctttttttttcttttctttttttttttgcagaagaaaaaaaaaatcttcgcTACAAAGACACTTcaggatttgtattttaaatgtcgGCATTACGAGTTAGGCTATTATAACGATGCTGATGGCATTGCACGTAATTATAATAGGAATATTGGGCTTAATTGTGACGTTTCCATTTTGCCGCGATAATAGAATTAGTACAAAAGGTCAAGTGTTTTGAAAAGCCAAGTCAAATTGACAGGAAAGAGAGGGTCCCATCTGcagccccctaaacctaatttAGATCCCATCCCGCTGGCTTTTGTCTCCCAATAGCCAAAGAGCAGCTCATGCGACCCCTCATCCCATTACAggaatatgaaaaaatatatgatATCATAAATACactacatttaaatgatttggtAACACTGTAGAATAATGCTCATTAAGcgtttaaattttaattagcATTACCTCACATATGCTtcaataattgtaatattaaaatgccATACAACTTTGGTTGGTATTTTCGTGCAGGCCTATATATTCGTATTTCAATTTGTATGGTATGCTTATGTCTTATATGTACATAAAGTGAAAAACTGCCTCATAATACTAATTATAACAAAGACCAGTTGAACTATCCATtgaaaatgcatgtttattaGACCGCTGATGATGACAACTGTTCATGCTGAACAGTTAACATAGGCCTTAAATCATAGTTCATGTGATGCATTGAACTTCATCTATGTATGCTAACCCTACTGTGAAATTAATCATGCGTTTAAAAAATTACTTATGTGACCTGTCGGGGtcaatacagaagaaaaaaagatgggGAACCTAATAGCTACAAGAATAGGACATTACACACCAAATCCATCATCTAACCAAATATACCTCAGGCAAGctgttgtgttttaaaacaaatgaaacatctTCACTTTCCAAAGCAGGTTTACTTCAATGAATCCTGCTCTCTTTAAAGACTCCTCTCTGACCTATAATTGTCATGAACAGAAAGTCCCAGAGTACACTGCGGTCTAAATAGGCCTAAGTACACTGTCCTACATTATAATCCTTATTTAATGCTGGAGGTCTATCAGAAAATTGCAAGACTAAATGCCGCTTGGTCTGTGAAGACTTATCAAGCAATATCATTTAAATACAATCTCATCAGACGTAAAGCATTCGTAGATGGTTTGTCCTCGATTGTTTAGTCTTGATTGCATGACATGCATGAAATTGTTACCTGCATAGTTCAATATGCTGGCTTCCAGTAGTCTATAATGGACACCGTATATGTTATTACTGTAAGGAAATCAGACTCCATGCATCTTTTGATTGAACAGTGATACAGAAGACAGCATCAGACAGGTAAATAGGGCTAGAAGTCGATGCATTGTGGTGCCACCCATAGCCTTTATGGAATTGTGAAATATGTatcatttaattacattttaaagttgcaATAATCAGCAAACATGGAATCACATaattattctgtttttgttaaataagaTGAATTCTTATTAAATTAATGGAgtgttttgattcatttaaacattcctcaaatgaaataaaattaatatctttaattaaacataataattttgtttaaatatcagAGATATTTTGTGCACATACCTTTTCCAAAGCTCAGGAGAATCGTGTTTTCTAGCTGTTTTCAGCTCACCCTCTTCAACATCAGTCAATCCCTGAAAAgatcagaaacatttttttgccTTGAACAGTcataaattacagaattttttaGTGTCCTTCATGCCTCACGGGAGCTTGATTGATGGCTTCATTCGTGTTCATGAAATTATAATAATCTTTCGTAACACTAGTGACCTTCTTGacgaaaaataaataatactatttaCGCCTATTTCTGGTTGAAATCAACGGCATGAGATTAAAACAACGAACCactttataaaagttttttttttattttattttttttatccctgtCTTAAGCTCCTCCCATTCACTGAATGCTATAGGTAAAATATACgggcctaaaaaaaaaaaaaaaaaataaaaagattagcCTATAACCTGCCATCACAGTATCTTCAAGGAAGTTTTGTTTATAATTGGACATTTTCGTTTTAAAAAAGTGGTCCCACAAATAAATGCACGACAAAACAAGACAGCTGCCTTTATATAAACCTGCTTAGGCTATATTAATGTATAGCATAATAGTAGATAGTTGAATATCTTGTAATAGATGTTTGTCTACCACTAGgctactaatttttttttaaaaatgtttaagtaaaaTCAAAGTAATTCAAAAGTTTTAACCTTCAGTGTCCGTTGCACTTTTTTCGGCCACATTACATTGAATTACAATAACGGAGATTGATCTGAAAACGGAAAACTATAAATCCGAGTAGAACCGGCAGAAATTATTGTGACAAGTTACGGACGATCCTAAAACATTTTGCctaaaacgttttttttgttttttttttgtttaatggaATTTGTTACAAAACGACAAACATTCTTGAACTTTCAGACAAACACGTGAGACGAAAAGTTCTTATGTTTTTATatgctttttaaaacaattctaGAGATGAATTTGACAGATatttaacaaatgttttcaagcaTGAATAATAGAAAACAGAATCCACATGAAATACTAACAGCTTTGATCATAATCCACATCTGACGTCGATATTGTACATATAACGAACACATAAGAAATGAAATGTAGGCTTATATAAAAGGCAAACACGACTATTAAAGACATTATTTTAGATTTGACACAATtctgaaaagtttaaaaacgcGTTCAGAAAGCTGAAGCTCTTACCTTACACGCACCACGCGACAGCGGCGTGTGTCGCGGCTCCTCCGCCGACGCGTCGCGCTTCTGCTCTTTTGTAAGATATTCCAAGTACAAGCTTTAGCGATGCAGCTCTGCGGCTGACAGTGAACTGATGCTGTCGTGCTCTGTTGAATCACTCTGAGTCAACCGCGCGAGGCATGAGAGCAAATATAAAGGCATCTGCCGCGCGTTGCTCTCGTGCTCCGGAGACGAGCTTGAGAAATGTGCTCGTTGCAGCCGGTGCTGTCATTGAACTTCACATCCCGAAGAATCTCAGAGAGGTGGGGCTTTTTACAGAATCAGAACATG includes:
- the skor2 gene encoding SKI family transcriptional corepressor 2 isoform X2, producing the protein MEKSLLPGPKDIVMATPPSSFQQEPLTPPRSSLKPNQVGQVILYGVPIVSLVIDNQERLCLAQISNTLLKNYSYNEIHNRRVALGITCVQCTPVQLEILRRAGAMPISSRRCGMITKREAERLCKSFLGENSPPKLPDNFAFDVMHECAWGCRGNFIPARYNSSRAKCIKCSYCNMYFSPNKFIFHSHRTPEAKYTQPDAANFNSWRRHLKLADKTAPEDLLFAWEDVKAMFNGGSRKRALPSSNCSAMGSVKAVNSVLPHMISPDLAQKRGRYEDDDELDGNSLSPRKVPRSYPVIPVPSKGFGMLQKFPTTSLFPSPYTFPAFGLCPQKKDDSEVTNGQKNSGLSGLLWPGRKDAFYPPFCMFWPPRATGGIPVPTYLQPQPNALSSLTESPSLRQAFLDLSEQGDAGSGLETNPRSGLFESDCPPVTSDLRPTPEGWLKLLDAPSLQARKASYHSAFRPVVKDAESIAKLHGSLEDFGPERHLSPGTSCSYDSGESDEEQEVDVETKQDEEQEDFGSRAAQTPLHMRGLPDSSAGEPQQAKEPPSFPSTPAETSAEDKPGLAVSPPTILKVPSPVHGSLEESSAYRNAHKSRDDGLPAYASKNKTTISDDSKEQSGFFVPETETSAPEYWRENPNQSQDTNTPVSLKKDVENMEKEELQKVLLEQIDLRRRLEQEFHALKGSSPFPVFHNFQDQMKRELAYREEMVQQLQMIPYANIIRKEKVGTHLNKS
- the skor2 gene encoding SKI family transcriptional corepressor 2 isoform X1, encoding MEKSLLPGPKDIVMATPPSSFQQEPLTPPRSSLKPNQVGQVILYGVPIVSLVIDNQERLCLAQISNTLLKNYSYNEIHNRRVALGITCVQCTPVQLEILRRAGAMPISSRRCGMITKREAERLCKSFLGENSPPKLPDNFAFDVMHECAWGCRGNFIPARYNSSRAKCIKCSYCNMYFSPNKFIFHSHRTPEAKYTQPDAANFNSWRRHLKLADKTAPEDLLFAWEDVKAMFNGGSRKRALPSSNCSAMGSVKAVNSVLPHMISPDLAQKRGRYEDDDELDGNSLSPRKVPRSYPVIPVPSKGFGMLQKFPTTSLFPSPYTFPAFGLCPQKKDDSEVTNGQKNSGLSGLLWPGRKDAFYPPFCMFWPPRATGGIPVPTYLQPQPNALSSLTESPSLRQAFLDLSEQGDAGSGLETNPRSGLFESDCPPVTSDLRPTPEGWLKLLDAPSLQARKASYHSAFRPVVKDAESIAKLHGSLEDFGPERHLSPGTSCSYDSGESDEEQEVDVETKQDEEQEDFGSRAAQTPLHMRGLPDSSAGEPQQAKEPPSFPSTPAETSAEDKPGLAVSPPTILKVPSPVHGSLEESSAYRNAHKSRDDGLPAYASKNKTTISDDSKEQSGFFVPETETSAPEYWRENPTDQSQDTNTPVSLKKDVENMEKEELQKVLLEQIDLRRRLEQEFHALKGSSPFPVFHNFQDQMKRELAYREEMVQQLQMIPYANIIRKEKVGTHLNKS